In Dama dama isolate Ldn47 chromosome 9, ASM3311817v1, whole genome shotgun sequence, the following proteins share a genomic window:
- the GARIN3 gene encoding Golgi-associated RAB2 interactor protein 3 — MSSECLLPYYTANSYRSMGVFNTSMGDLQRQLYKGGEYDIFKYAPMFESDFIQISKKGEVIDVHNRVRMVTVGIASTSPILPLPDVMLLARPTKVCEEHVRHARTTKGRGRKPTKTLELTRLLPLKFVKISIHDREKQQLRLKLATGRTFYLQLCPSSDAREDLFCYWEKLVYLLRPPVESSCSTPMLQAGDATIPEGDKSLLTTELHRERDHDAVGLHKLGDVSGASSCAYVGGEGVYHVPHGSTTSLKSTEGGAAGTTSGLAIAGTTTSPGGGVAVAGVGAGSVGGAVSLAATRSTSSSQMSATLAGAAAKSPGESGSGKAIVGAASISSEGTNLVLAGAASTSSTGVDSADSSMSVVFAGAATTGKAAAASAKGQVVAPLVSTLQSEGYMSERDGSQKVTHPRDETRKEKKERREKKDKSSSRKSSRHRRTGEGHHRTGGDKTRKSSSHRSISGHGNKRDDKKEKGQSSTRGKGHSPHKSGSHSSSAKEGRTARKPGKSRSSTSSGTLNKRSSKISTFFRSFRVIPGSKPTVGHDREVDFVAKTVEKRNIEAKVEKAPVGEDMEIHGSVTSETMETIIIERKSV; from the exons ATGAGCAGTGAGTGTTTGTTACCTTATTACACGGCCAACAGCTACCGTTCAATGGGCGTGTTCAATACCTCCATGGGGGACCTGCAACGACAACTGTACAAGGGAGGAGAGTATGACATTTTCAAGTACGCACCCATGTTTGAAAGCGACTTTATCCAGATCAGCAAGAAAGGAGAGGTGATTGACGTCCACAACCGCGTCCGAATGGTGACTGTGGGCATCGCATCCACCAGCCCCATCCTCCCACTACCTGATGTCATGCTCCTGGCCCGACCAACTAAGGTCTGTGAAGAGCATGTCAGACATGCCCGGACAACCAAGGGGAGAGGTCGCAAGCCCACGAAGACCCTAGAGCTCACCAGGTTGCTTCCCTTGAAGTTTGTCAAGATCTCCATCCACGACCGTGAGAAACAACAGTTGCGCCTGAAGCTTGCCACTGGCCGTACTTTTTATTTGCAGCTGTGCCCCTCTTCTGATGCACGAGAAGACCTCTTTTGCTATTGGGAAAAGCTTGTCTATCTCCTGAGACCACCGGTGGAGAGTAGCTGCAGTACCCCGATGCTCCAAGCTGGAGACGCAACAATTCCGGAGGGTGACAAAAGCCTATTG ACCACAGAGCTCCATAGAGAAAGGGATCATGACGCTGTGGGTCTTCACAAGCTTGGTGATGTGTCGGGAGCCTCGTCTTGTGCTTATGTTGGTGGAGAGGGAGTCTATCATGTCCCCCATGGCTCAACTACATCCTTGAAAAGTACTGAAGGAGGAGCGGCAGGGACAACCTCGGGCCTGGCCATAGCAGGGACAACAACAAGCCCTGGAGGAGGCGTGGCAGTTGCAGGGGTGGGAGCGGGCTCTGTAGGAGGTGCTGTGAGCTTGGCCGCAACTAGGAGCACCAGCAGCAGCCAGATGAGCGCCACCTTGGCAGGAGCTGCCGCCAAGAGTCCAGGAGAAAGTGGATCCGGCAAGGCCATTGTAGGTGCTGCCAGCATATCCTCAGAGGGCACAAACCTGGTCTTGGCAGGTGCTGCCAGCACATCCTCGACAGGGGTGGACAGTGCAGACAGCAGCATGAGCGTGGTGTTTGCAGGTGCAGCGACAACTGGCAAGGCTGCTGCTGCAAGTGCTAAAGGCCAGGTCGTAGCCCCCCTGGTCTCTACCTTGCAGAGTGAAGGCTACatgtctgaaagagatggaagccAGAAGGTCACCCACCCCAGGGATGAAACtcggaaggaaaaaaaggaaagaagggaaaagaaggaCAAGTCTTCATCTAGGAAAAGTTCCCGTCACCGCAGAACAGGGGAAGGTCATCACAGGACAGGAGGGGACAAGACCCGGAAGTCATCCTCCCACCGGTCCATATCAGGCCATGGAAACAAGAGagatgacaaaaaagaaaaagggcagAGCAGCACCAGGGGCAAAGGACACAGCCCTCACAAGAGTGGCAGCCATAGCTCATCTGCCAAGGAGGGGAGGACAGCTCGCAAGCCGGGGAAGAGCAGGTCCAGCACCAGTTCAGGGACTTTAAATAAGAGATCCAGTAAGATCAGCACTTTCTTCAGAAGCTTCAGAGTCATTCCTGGTTCAAAACCAACggtcggacatgacagagaggTAGACTTTGTGGCTAAGACGGTAGAGAAACGCAATATAGAGGCCAAGGTGGAGAAAGCCCCGGTTGGTGAGGACATGGAGATCCATGGAAGTGTGACATCAGAGACGATGGAGACCATCATCATTGAAAGAAAATCTGTTTAA